In Pseudomonadota bacterium, one genomic interval encodes:
- a CDS encoding site-specific integrase, with product MKKPKKEYSENTKRQETQYPGVYQRRSEKTHGVMDTCFDISYKREGKKKWEKVGWASDGYDAKSANMIRADRIRKIQHGEELPHEKLKAPFFKEVAKKYLKWCEDNKCRGGYDERIRYEKHLEPRYAEKKLDEISPFDLEKMKAQLLKSGLAPSTVKHVLILFRMIWNKAIQWKLYKGECPVKQVKLPTVQNERERFLSYDEAQILLDKLKESSDTVHDMALLSLHCGLRFGEIAALRGFDIDLENGVITISNPKNKTSRKAYITEMVKTMLQKRIPKNKEDFIFIPQGEKKQIMRVSNTFHRVVDEIGFNKGIKDRRQWITFHSLRHTHASWLALSGESLLVIREALGHKDFTMTKRYAHLGADTRKQAASRLEQAFNKGKENNVIQLNEK from the coding sequence TTGAAAAAGCCTAAGAAGGAATACTCAGAAAATACCAAGAGGCAGGAAACACAATATCCAGGAGTATATCAACGGCGATCCGAAAAAACTCATGGCGTGATGGACACATGCTTTGACATATCATACAAAAGAGAAGGTAAAAAGAAATGGGAAAAAGTCGGCTGGGCGAGCGATGGCTATGATGCAAAATCAGCTAATATGATTAGAGCAGACCGGATACGAAAGATACAGCATGGCGAGGAACTACCGCATGAAAAATTAAAAGCACCTTTCTTTAAAGAAGTGGCAAAGAAATATCTCAAATGGTGCGAGGATAATAAATGTCGTGGTGGCTATGATGAGCGGATCCGCTATGAAAAGCACCTTGAACCGAGGTATGCAGAAAAAAAGCTCGATGAAATATCGCCTTTTGACTTGGAAAAGATGAAGGCGCAGCTATTGAAGTCAGGCCTTGCGCCGTCTACAGTAAAGCATGTCCTTATTCTTTTTCGCATGATATGGAATAAAGCTATACAATGGAAATTATATAAAGGTGAATGTCCTGTTAAACAAGTCAAGCTACCTACCGTCCAAAATGAACGAGAGAGATTTTTATCATACGATGAAGCACAAATATTGCTTGATAAATTAAAAGAATCCTCAGATACAGTACATGATATGGCATTGCTTAGTCTTCATTGTGGCTTGCGCTTTGGTGAAATTGCCGCATTGAGAGGCTTTGATATTGACTTGGAAAATGGAGTTATTACCATATCCAATCCAAAGAATAAGACCTCACGAAAGGCATATATAACAGAAATGGTAAAAACTATGCTTCAAAAGCGGATACCAAAAAATAAAGAAGATTTCATATTCATTCCACAAGGCGAGAAAAAGCAGATAATGCGTGTAAGCAACACATTTCATAGAGTAGTAGACGAAATTGGCTTTAACAAGGGCATTAAAGACCGCCGTCAATGGATTACATTTCACAGTTTAAGACATACTCATGCCTCATGGCTTGCACTGTCAGGTGAATCATTACTTGTTATTCGGGAGGCGTTAGGACATAAAGACTTTACCATGACAAAGAGATATGCACATTTAGGCGCAGATACAAGAAAACAGGCAGCCTCACGCCTTGAGCAGGCTTTTAACAAAGGCAAAGAAAACAATGTCATACAGTTAAACGAGAAATAA
- a CDS encoding type II toxin-antitoxin system HicA family toxin → MGKADKLLKRLISEPKDFTYDELKRLLSAYGYEEAQTGKTSGSRVAFINHDSRHIIRLHKPHPHPELKQYQIDDVLEELKRQGILE, encoded by the coding sequence ATGGGAAAAGCTGATAAGCTTCTGAAACGGTTAATCTCTGAACCAAAAGATTTTACTTACGATGAGTTGAAACGATTGTTATCAGCGTATGGATATGAGGAGGCCCAAACAGGTAAGACGTCAGGCTCAAGGGTTGCATTTATAAATCATGATTCCAGGCATATTATCAGGCTGCATAAACCACATCCTCATCCTGAGCTTAAACAGTATCAGATTGATGATGTTCTTGAAGAATTAAAAAGACAGGGGATATTAGAATGA
- a CDS encoding type II toxin-antitoxin system HicB family antitoxin, protein MKDIMMHKGFIGTVHYNADDEIFHGKIEGINDLITFEGNSVKELKEAFVEAVEDYVILCKETGKEPLKSCKGSFNIRIPPELHINALIKATTEGISLNHFIKKAIEREMADRGQHKHPAH, encoded by the coding sequence ATGAAAGACATTATGATGCACAAAGGGTTTATCGGAACAGTCCATTATAACGCTGATGACGAGATATTTCATGGCAAGATTGAAGGTATCAACGATCTCATAACCTTTGAAGGCAACAGCGTAAAAGAATTGAAAGAGGCTTTCGTTGAGGCCGTTGAAGATTATGTCATTCTATGTAAGGAGACAGGAAAGGAACCTTTAAAATCCTGCAAGGGCAGCTTTAATATCCGTATACCGCCGGAATTGCATATTAATGCGCTTATTAAAGCAACTACAGAAGGAATATCGCTGAATCATTTTATCAAAAAAGCAATCGAGCGAGAAATGGCAGATAGGGGCCAACACAAACACCCTGCACATTAA